The following is a genomic window from Neodiprion virginianus isolate iyNeoVirg1 chromosome 1, iyNeoVirg1.1, whole genome shotgun sequence.
GTACGTACCTACTTAACCACTTTGGAAGTGAGACCGCATGCCTGCTACGCTACAGCTACGCGCAGCAATCATAACTCGAAGTCACGACAAGTGTCTTGAGTGGGTATCTTCCATAGTCGAGGAAGTTCAAAGTGCACCGGGAACTCCGTCGACCGATCGCCCGTCGGACTTATTTGATCTCCGATGAACATGCGCGAGCGAAGTCGAAGCGCGACGCGATCAGGCCGAACGTAATGCAGGCCGAGTCGTGAATATTAACGAGAAGGAGCTCAGGAACCGTCCGTCGATGGGTCAGCACGGATATCGCTTACTCAGTCGCTCCTCGAACTCCATCAATACTGATTTACTGACCAATATAACCACGGGCCAATCACGACCGGGAGACAATGTCCGTTCGTTCCTTGGCGCGTATCTCGAGTCGTAATTATCACCGCGCCTAACCATTCCAATTAAAACATCACCGCTGTCCCTTCACCTTGAATATCATCGGTACAGACGCGTTGCACGGGGCCGTTTCTTATCAGAATTTATGGTAGCCATCTCCAGCCATTGGTATGCATTGCGTTATTCGTTATTGGCACCAAGTACATAGGTATTCggtttccaaaaaaaaaaaaaacgccttCGGTCAGGGAGAATTTCGCAGATTTCGAATGATCCCTGTGTATCGAGTAAAATTTAAATCGTCCCCGAAAAAATGATATGataattgatcaaattttctcTCTGATTTGAGATGGTGAAGGCCCTTCTACAAACGGAATGCAAGTGCCACGGTATTTCCGGTTCCTGCACGGTAAGAACATGCTGGCGAAAGCTGCCCAGCTTCCGGCAAATCGGCGACGCcctgatgaaaaaatatcaccgTGCACGTCCAGTACTGGCGATTACGCCAGTTCTGCCACCAACCGTACAGGTACAAAATGTTTCCAATCGTTGACTTCTCGTCTTTTATAATCGAAGacaaaagtttaaaaaaaaaaaaaactctgtaCGTACCTGCAATagtaaattgaaaaccaaaaaaaaaaacgaagaaaaaccgTTTTTCATTCGCATAGTTATTCAATGCTCGAATTCGTTTGTAGaattgattgaagaaaaaaaaaacaaaaaaaaaaaacaaaatcggttTCACAGCCTTTTTTAACTTCCCTCCGTTCAATTAGCCCAAAGAAATAATTGTATAACGATGGCACTCTTCAGAGCTTCGCCGGCGAATCCCCGCCGTCGGATATGACGCCGATTTTGGGCAACGACGCGAAAACGCAAGGCAAAACCGCGAACGATCCGGCAAAATCGCGGCGCGAACGTAGGCCAAGGAAAAAAGGCAACAAACCACGAAGGCCGCATTTGGTCTTGAAGAGGCCCAGACCCAGCAACGGACCCGGCCACGGACCAAAACGGATCCCGAAACGAAGTGAACTCGTGTTTCTCCAGCCGTCCCCCAATTACTGCGAGCCGGACTTGGCCCACGGCAGCTTTGGCACGCAAGGCCGCACCTGCAATCGCACTAGCCGAGGTGAGGGTCGACGATTCGCTCGAAGAAGGGCATCGGAATATTGCGAATTCGCGTTTCGCGAGGGAGATACGCCGAGTGACGGAAACTCGTTTTAACCAGAGTAACGACGACTATTCTTTCATACTCTCATATTTCTAGATACAGACGGATGCGATCTGATGTGTTGCGGCCGGGGTTACAATACTCACCAGTACACGAAAGTCTTCCAATGCCGTTGCAAGTTCCACTGGTGCTGTCTCGTCAAGTGCGACACGTGTACGGATCGGATCGAGGAATACACGTGCAAGTAACGCGTTATATTATACGCGTAAACTCAcacctatatacatattacgtaATGTAAGAGAAAGTACAATTGCGCTCGTTTTGTTTCTCAAATCACAATtatgtgtaatatattatataggtacgtataagCGCGACAAGAGTCGCGTTCGCATAATGATTGTAACTCGTAATTATACATAGAAAACACCGCCCCTTCAACCAATTTAGACAAATTACTTCACCGCAATTGATCGTTGGTTTCAGTATCATATTTACCTTGTTTTATAATGTACATAAGTACACGTTGTTTCGGAAAATTGCGGCaagtttttattaaatttatgtaattgaAACACGAACCAAAAACTTATAGATCTGTTCGATAGACATATGAATGTCATTAGTACGTGTATAGCTATAGTCGTATACGAATACGTATAACAGTTGTATGAAATTCCATAGGTTTCTAATCAcccaaaatattttatagcgtagaaaacgaaacaaataaaaaaaccgcgaattaattttttacacagtcTCGTCGACACCGGATCTCAGGGACTGCAACATTTTCCGTAATCGATTGTACTTACGATAATTGACTCGATCTGAATGATTAActttataatgtatatttatataagtTATACGTTAATAATAATCAGCGCAGTAATGACTatgtaattttaatataaatgtaCTTAACCTGTGACCATAGACAACATGACACTAggctgtataatatatgagaataataattttacagaaAAGTCCGTAAATAAGATTATACCAGCGATTAGACGTTACGTAATGGTagaaataacgataattttaattgtaataatgatgatagTGAAAGCGTTATATAGAACCTAATTCATGTTTAATAGCGGCGTACtacgtaaattattatttattaaaaaaagatacacaaaacataaaaataaaagtaaacaGAACGCGAATAGATTATACTCAATGTACATGCATGCAAGTAATTGTAATCTAATGTCTCCCCGTCGATTACCACATCATTcgttttacatatttattgTATACACGTACACGCGCGCACACGTCTTTTAAAGTATCGACAGACTTGcttattcaacaaaattcttgAGAAAAGCTAACAGAAATTTAAAACctcggtgaaaatatttgaaattgattttttaaatatttatcctAATTACGATATTTCACGTTTTATAAATGAGCTAACGGCGCTGGATTCAATTTCCACCTTTgctgaataataatatcattgtTCTCCAACTTGCTTAAACATTTTACGTCTGAAACAGATAAAGGATTTTGCCTGTTTGATATTCAAAACCAAAAGGCAACAGCTGGTAAGAGAGCGTATATCCATGCACCTCCGCTTACCTTGCGTTCGAAGATACTCGCGGATCGGTCCTTCGAAAATTGTAGCGGGAACTGCCATATTGACGTGGGGAAAGAGCGCTTTGTTACCGGCTGAGGTCGCATTGCAAACAACGATTCCTACCAGCTCACCTCCTGGCCAAGTGGCAACCGGTCCACCACTTGCGCCGCTCTGGATGCAGCACGATGTTTGCAACATTCCGACCGACACGTGAGACACTCTTCCGCGTGTAACCGTTGGGAGGATTTGCGGCTGGTCGCGAGTTGAGAATAGCGGGAAACCGGCGCATACAACTTCGTCTCCTGGAGTATTGAATTGCATTGTGTAATTTACTTCAGCTATTGTCGGATCTTCTACCAATGTCAATTGATTGGGTTGAACATACTGTTATTACATATACTGAAAATTTCCGATAATTTGCTCCGATGTGTAAGTAACAGATTTGTAAAACATTGGAAATCATGAGCTCTGCCGGGTAAAACTCACGTGAGATTGAATGGAATGAGACTGGGAAAGATTTGTAATGCAATGCATCGAGTGAATGTTTGCAATATTATTGATCACTGACGCATCGGTGTGCatgattcaaatttatgaTGAAGAGCGTGGTTTTCTGGGGACCGTGTACTATTATTCTTCTgattttcgaaatgaataatttgtaaatatgtTTCATTAACGGCATCAAAGAAAATCTGCGGAAATCCGACTTGAAGATagtgatttttaaatttaaaatatattcaaacaTATGATTTGTTAGTATTTttgattaaatgaaaaatcaagtatCAATGaagattatttcattttctgtgAGGAGTGCGTAAAATCTAGACGATCGAGAAgaatattgaatattgaataGGGCTGACC
Proteins encoded in this region:
- the LOC124310393 gene encoding protein Wnt-2 isoform X2; the protein is MLELRSLLFRVVGAVVVGAAVCGRIPGLAKGQRDQCRAAPHAMPAVGEGAALGLRECRHQFRHHRWNCSHVASDQVFGHVVVVGSREAAFTYAISSAGVTYTVTAACSRGNITACGCESAVRTSKELVPSGWQWGGCSADVTYGMRFARRFLDAREIEGDARSLMNLHNNKAGRKMVKALLQTECKCHGISGSCTVRTCWRKLPSFRQIGDALMKKYHRARPVLAITPVLPPTVQSFAGESPPSDMTPILGNDAKTQGKTANDPAKSRRERRPRKKGNKPRRPHLVLKRPRPSNGPGHGPKRIPKRSELVFLQPSPNYCEPDLAHGSFGTQGRTCNRTSRDTDGCDLMCCGRGYNTHQYTKVFQCRCKFHWCCLVKCDTCTDRIEEYTCK
- the LOC124310393 gene encoding protein Wnt-2 isoform X1 — its product is MRRGEVAVIAIALLVLGQVPGPRQVRVVGAVVVGAAVCGRIPGLAKGQRDQCRAAPHAMPAVGEGAALGLRECRHQFRHHRWNCSHVASDQVFGHVVVVGSREAAFTYAISSAGVTYTVTAACSRGNITACGCESAVRTSKELVPSGWQWGGCSADVTYGMRFARRFLDAREIEGDARSLMNLHNNKAGRKMVKALLQTECKCHGISGSCTVRTCWRKLPSFRQIGDALMKKYHRARPVLAITPVLPPTVQSFAGESPPSDMTPILGNDAKTQGKTANDPAKSRRERRPRKKGNKPRRPHLVLKRPRPSNGPGHGPKRIPKRSELVFLQPSPNYCEPDLAHGSFGTQGRTCNRTSRDTDGCDLMCCGRGYNTHQYTKVFQCRCKFHWCCLVKCDTCTDRIEEYTCK